The following proteins are co-located in the Desulfonatronum thiodismutans genome:
- a CDS encoding malate synthase G, with translation MNYVQAGTLRIAKPFYDFIVQEAAPGTGVEPERFWSALEEIVREFGPRNAALLRKRDELQAAIDQWHRDRAGQPHDAAAYKQFLLNIGYLLPESASESVFEGPDFQITTENVDPEIAAIAGPQLVVPVTNARYAVNAVNARWGSLYDALYGTDVVDEDQDTEKGAAYNPVRGARVMAEAAAFLDRAVPLAAGRHADVVRYMVAPSPSAPERRTLVALLDDGSRQGLIRPEQFVGFFGPVNQDDEPKAVILRNHGLHLELRIDRTHHIGRENKAGVCDVVLEAALTTILDFEDSVAVVDAEDKIGAFRNLLGLLKGDLTAKFSKGDRFVERRMHEDRRFTAPDGTELRLPGRSLMLVRNVGLLMTTDIVLDDQGREIYEGILDGLTTALVSLHDLRASGGNPYRNSRRGSVYIVKPKQHGPEEVRFTRDLFAAIEDALGLDLGLTRNALKIGIMDEERRTTLNLKECIRAARERVIFINTGFLDRTGDEIHTSMEAGPMVRKNDMRSEPWMTAYEDWNVDVGLAAGLSGKAQIGKGMWAKPDKMKEMVEAKIGHPLSGANCAWVPSPTAATLHAMHYHQVDVFARQRELMGKPRATLDDLLRLPLLGDKRPSPEEIEEELANNAQSILGYVVRWVNQGVGCSKVPDISDVGLMEDRATLRISSQHMANWLRHGICTRDQVLAVLRRMADVVDRQNANDPLYQPMGPNHDQSIAFQAARDLILLGLEQPSGYTEPILHARRREVKGGGK, from the coding sequence ATGAATTATGTTCAAGCAGGAACGTTGCGGATCGCCAAGCCGTTTTACGACTTCATCGTTCAGGAGGCCGCGCCAGGAACCGGGGTGGAGCCGGAGCGCTTCTGGAGCGCCCTGGAGGAGATCGTCCGGGAGTTCGGCCCGCGCAACGCCGCGCTGCTGCGAAAGCGCGACGAACTGCAAGCGGCCATCGACCAATGGCACCGCGACCGGGCCGGACAACCCCACGACGCCGCGGCTTACAAGCAGTTTCTTCTGAATATCGGCTATCTCTTGCCCGAGAGTGCTTCCGAAAGTGTCTTTGAGGGCCCGGATTTCCAGATCACCACCGAAAACGTGGACCCGGAAATCGCCGCTATTGCCGGGCCGCAGCTCGTGGTTCCGGTGACCAACGCCCGGTACGCGGTCAACGCGGTCAACGCCCGCTGGGGCAGCCTGTACGACGCCCTGTACGGCACGGACGTGGTCGACGAGGACCAGGACACGGAAAAAGGGGCGGCCTATAATCCGGTACGCGGAGCCAGGGTCATGGCCGAGGCCGCCGCGTTTCTGGACCGGGCCGTCCCGCTGGCCGCCGGCCGCCACGCCGACGTGGTCCGCTACATGGTCGCCCCAAGCCCCTCCGCGCCGGAGAGGCGGACCCTGGTCGCCCTCCTGGATGACGGCTCCAGGCAGGGGCTGATCCGCCCGGAACAGTTCGTCGGCTTTTTCGGCCCCGTGAACCAGGACGACGAACCAAAGGCCGTCATCCTGCGCAACCACGGCCTGCACCTGGAACTGCGCATCGACCGCACCCACCACATCGGACGGGAAAACAAGGCCGGAGTCTGCGACGTGGTTCTGGAAGCGGCCCTGACCACCATTCTGGATTTCGAGGACTCCGTGGCCGTGGTGGACGCCGAGGACAAGATCGGGGCCTTTCGCAACCTGCTGGGCCTGCTCAAGGGCGACCTGACCGCCAAATTTTCCAAGGGCGACCGTTTCGTGGAACGCCGGATGCATGAAGACCGGAGGTTCACGGCCCCCGACGGAACCGAACTCCGCCTGCCCGGACGCAGCCTGATGCTGGTCCGCAACGTGGGCCTGCTGATGACCACGGACATCGTCCTGGACGATCAGGGCCGGGAAATATACGAAGGCATTCTGGACGGCCTGACCACGGCCCTGGTTTCCCTGCACGATCTCCGAGCTTCCGGCGGCAATCCGTACCGCAACAGCCGCCGCGGCAGCGTATACATCGTCAAACCCAAGCAGCACGGTCCCGAGGAGGTCCGGTTCACCCGGGACCTGTTCGCCGCCATCGAGGACGCCCTGGGCCTGGACCTGGGTCTGACCCGCAACGCCCTGAAGATCGGGATCATGGACGAGGAACGTCGGACCACCCTGAACCTCAAGGAGTGCATCCGGGCCGCCCGGGAGCGGGTCATCTTCATCAACACCGGATTCCTGGACCGCACCGGGGATGAAATCCACACCAGCATGGAGGCCGGGCCCATGGTCCGCAAGAACGACATGCGCTCCGAGCCGTGGATGACCGCCTACGAGGACTGGAACGTGGACGTGGGGCTGGCCGCGGGCCTGAGCGGCAAGGCCCAGATCGGCAAGGGCATGTGGGCCAAGCCGGACAAGATGAAGGAAATGGTCGAGGCCAAGATCGGCCATCCCCTGTCCGGCGCCAACTGCGCCTGGGTCCCCTCCCCCACCGCAGCCACCCTGCATGCCATGCACTACCACCAGGTGGACGTCTTCGCCCGGCAGCGCGAACTCATGGGCAAGCCACGAGCCACCCTGGACGACCTGCTCCGACTGCCCCTGCTGGGCGACAAGCGCCCCAGCCCCGAGGAAATCGAAGAGGAACTGGCCAACAACGCCCAGTCCATCCTGGGCTACGTGGTCCGCTGGGTGAACCAGGGCGTGGGCTGCTCCAAGGTGCCGGACATCTCGGACGTGGGTCTGATGGAAGACCGGGCCACCCTGCGCATCTCCAGCCAGCACATGGCCAACTGGCTCCGCCACGGCATCTGCACCCGGGACCAGGTCCTGGCCGTCCTGCGCCGCATGGCCGATGTGGTGGACCGCCAAAACGCCAACGACCCGCTCTACCAGCCCATGGGACCAAACCACGACCAAAGCATCGCCTTCCAGGCCGCCCGAGACCTGATCCTCCTGGGCCTCGAACAACCGAGCGGCTACACGGAGCCGATCCTCCACGCCCGGCGCAGGGAGGTAAAGGGCGGAGGAAAATGA
- a CDS encoding type II toxin-antitoxin system RelE family toxin: MNYSIEILRIAQKQLAKIDRIHQQRIIDAIRSLALNPRPSGCKKLSSRPAWRIRIGPYRVIYEIHDTQLLVLVVTIGDRKDAYR, translated from the coding sequence GTGAATTACTCGATCGAAATATTGCGCATTGCTCAGAAGCAACTCGCGAAAATCGACCGAATTCACCAACAGCGCATCATCGACGCAATACGGAGTCTCGCCCTCAACCCTCGGCCCTCGGGTTGCAAGAAGCTCTCCAGCCGCCCAGCCTGGCGCATCCGCATCGGTCCCTACCGCGTGATTTACGAGATACACGATACCCAACTCCTGGTTCTCGTCGTTACCATCGGGGATAGGAAGGATGCATACCGGTGA
- a CDS encoding SAM-dependent methyltransferase, with translation MTNPLIKPEFPLSAKYDPDWMLDNQMGPNAVWLMEWLAEGLTPRPGLRVLDLGCGRAMTSVFLAREFGVQVWAADLWISPEFNRVRAEAAGVGSLVYPLRAEAHALPFPEAFFDLVVSVDAYQYFGTDVLYLGYLTRFLKPGGRIGMVVPGLTQAFTEVPEHLARPQSNGKVFWEDECWSFKTADWWREHWSRNQGVADVLVNLLPDGWRHWHDFELAVEASGKSHFPSDAEALAADQGKFIGFVRAVGRRTDWMAENLYSPDVGVRCGVDG, from the coding sequence ATGACCAATCCGCTGATCAAGCCCGAATTCCCCCTTTCCGCGAAATACGACCCGGACTGGATGCTGGACAACCAGATGGGGCCCAACGCCGTCTGGCTGATGGAATGGCTGGCCGAGGGCTTGACGCCGCGGCCAGGACTGCGCGTGCTCGATTTGGGGTGCGGGCGGGCCATGACCAGCGTCTTCCTGGCCCGGGAGTTCGGCGTGCAGGTCTGGGCCGCGGATCTGTGGATTTCGCCGGAATTCAACCGCGTCCGGGCCGAGGCGGCCGGGGTCGGCTCCCTGGTGTATCCCTTGCGGGCCGAGGCCCACGCCCTGCCCTTTCCCGAGGCCTTCTTCGACCTGGTCGTATCCGTGGACGCCTACCAGTATTTCGGCACCGACGTGCTCTACCTGGGCTACCTGACCCGCTTCCTGAAGCCCGGCGGACGGATCGGCATGGTCGTCCCCGGCCTGACCCAGGCCTTCACCGAGGTCCCGGAGCACCTGGCCCGGCCGCAATCCAACGGCAAGGTCTTCTGGGAGGACGAGTGCTGGAGCTTCAAGACCGCGGACTGGTGGCGGGAGCACTGGAGCCGCAATCAAGGAGTCGCCGACGTGCTGGTGAACCTGCTGCCGGACGGGTGGCGGCACTGGCATGACTTCGAACTGGCCGTGGAGGCTTCCGGCAAGTCCCATTTTCCATCGGACGCCGAAGCCCTGGCCGCTGACCAAGGAAAATTCATCGGTTTTGTCCGGGCCGTGGGCAGGCGCACCGACTGGATGGCCGAGAACCTGTACAGCCCGGACGTAGGCGTGCGCTGCGGCGTGGACGGCTGA
- a CDS encoding YcjF family protein: MKGLNKLSKAADLLTGLRRTIQGAAADKNPESDPGNAVLDEALRRARAAQPPPVVWLLGKTQSGKTSIIRSLTGSPDAEIGNGFQSCTRTARLYDHPADAPVVRFLDTQGLGEVDYDPAEDLAFCESQAQLIIAVIKASDGLQGAVFDVLRAVRRRRPDWPVIVAQTCLHEVYPPGFEHVLPYPFDEPGWETRVPPDLARALLFQRDHLGSLAGSGPAIWVPVDLTLPEDDIRPADYGLDALWVAIQRASDSLKERLQDESGQSSPFSRAAHQQIVGYAMASAALGAVPLVDLAALPALQVKMLHKLGELAGVRWDKRRVAEFSALLGPGIAAGYGLRMAGRSAIKLIPVLGQTGGAAYGAATGAALTFALGKAARLYLDHAAQGRSVRAEDVRRVFDEALRRGRDLIKTIKTKGGP; encoded by the coding sequence ATGAAAGGGCTGAACAAGCTATCGAAGGCCGCCGACCTGCTGACCGGACTGCGCCGGACGATCCAAGGGGCAGCCGCTGACAAAAACCCCGAAAGCGACCCGGGCAACGCCGTGCTGGACGAGGCCCTGCGCCGGGCCAGGGCGGCCCAGCCTCCGCCGGTGGTCTGGCTGCTGGGCAAGACCCAGTCCGGAAAAACCTCCATCATCCGCTCCCTGACCGGCAGCCCGGACGCCGAGATCGGCAACGGCTTTCAAAGCTGCACCCGAACCGCCCGGCTCTACGACCACCCGGCCGATGCGCCGGTGGTCCGCTTCCTGGACACCCAGGGGCTGGGCGAGGTGGACTACGATCCCGCCGAGGACCTGGCGTTTTGCGAATCCCAGGCCCAGTTGATCATTGCCGTGATCAAGGCTTCGGACGGGCTGCAAGGCGCGGTGTTCGACGTCTTGCGGGCCGTGCGCCGTCGGCGACCGGACTGGCCGGTGATCGTGGCCCAGACCTGCCTGCACGAAGTCTATCCCCCGGGCTTTGAGCACGTTCTGCCCTATCCTTTTGATGAACCCGGCTGGGAGACGCGGGTTCCTCCGGACTTGGCCAGAGCCCTGCTCTTCCAGCGCGACCATCTCGGCTCTCTGGCCGGAAGCGGGCCGGCCATCTGGGTCCCGGTGGACCTGACCCTGCCCGAGGACGACATCCGTCCCGCGGATTACGGTCTGGACGCACTTTGGGTCGCGATCCAGCGGGCTTCAGACAGCCTGAAAGAACGGCTTCAAGATGAGTCTGGCCAGTCCTCCCCCTTTTCACGCGCCGCCCATCAGCAGATCGTCGGCTACGCCATGGCCTCGGCGGCCCTGGGGGCCGTGCCCCTGGTGGATCTGGCGGCCCTGCCCGCCTTGCAGGTGAAAATGCTGCACAAGCTTGGCGAGTTGGCCGGGGTGCGCTGGGACAAACGGCGCGTGGCCGAATTCTCGGCCCTGCTGGGCCCGGGCATTGCCGCCGGATACGGGCTGCGCATGGCCGGGCGCAGCGCGATCAAGCTGATTCCGGTTCTTGGTCAGACCGGAGGGGCCGCCTATGGCGCGGCCACCGGCGCGGCCCTGACCTTCGCCCTGGGCAAGGCGGCCCGGCTTTACCTGGACCACGCGGCCCAAGGGCGGTCCGTGCGGGCCGAGGACGTCCGTCGGGTCTTTGACGAGGCGTTGCGTCGGGGCCGGGACCTGATCAAAACCATCAAAACGAAGGGAGGGCCATAA
- a CDS encoding GTPase family protein yields the protein MISKIALLRGFGLLRLLAVLLAALPLLALPALGLAWIWLSDHRPFWLAALGVCAVSGYGLHLLAAWIERSRSKTDQAEQPEEPEPHTTRSAAHWSRQDEACWAKVEDLARRTSPKDWASADVQRIALLGRDALEVVARHYHPEADKPLLELTIPHALLITERAARDLRQEITRTIPFSHKLTMGLLARINRWRETAKQYETLYRLGRAVLSPYSALFHEVRRNLGNSIAGYGLDNVKAWLLREYVRKVGYYAIELYSGKLLLVDEDPTARPTSATRSDLGGLNDAGKQDVSSTAEPLRILVLGRANAGKSSLINALFGRLQIVTDALPGTTQAMKAYRLEREGRDAALILDAPGCDTDLLPSKALRQAVLDADLILWVTAANRADRQTESEQLDRIRAWYAERPSRRFPPLVVVVTHIDQLRPVKEWQPPYDLNADSTPKAVAIAGAVQAVARDLNVLVDQTIPVCLAQGRLYNVEDTLASVILELQEESEKARFLRCLEARKGEEFWSTVKQQMKTAGRMLGSVLR from the coding sequence ATGATCAGCAAGATCGCCCTCTTACGCGGCTTCGGACTGCTCCGGCTGCTGGCCGTCCTCCTTGCGGCCCTTCCTCTGCTGGCCCTGCCGGCCCTCGGCCTGGCCTGGATCTGGCTGTCCGACCATCGCCCCTTCTGGCTGGCCGCGTTGGGGGTCTGCGCCGTTTCCGGCTACGGACTGCACCTGCTGGCAGCCTGGATCGAACGTTCCCGATCCAAGACGGATCAAGCCGAGCAACCAGAAGAACCCGAACCCCACACCACCAGATCCGCCGCCCATTGGTCCCGCCAAGACGAGGCCTGCTGGGCCAAGGTGGAGGATCTGGCCCGGCGGACTTCGCCCAAGGACTGGGCATCAGCGGACGTACAGCGCATCGCCTTGCTGGGCCGGGACGCCCTGGAGGTGGTGGCCCGCCATTATCATCCCGAAGCGGACAAACCGCTCCTGGAACTGACCATCCCCCACGCCCTCCTGATCACCGAACGGGCTGCCCGGGACCTGCGCCAGGAGATCACCCGGACCATCCCCTTCAGTCACAAGCTGACCATGGGCCTGCTGGCCCGGATCAACCGTTGGCGGGAAACCGCCAAGCAGTACGAAACCCTCTATCGCTTGGGCCGGGCCGTGCTTTCGCCGTATTCGGCCCTGTTTCATGAAGTGCGGCGCAACCTGGGAAACAGCATCGCCGGATACGGCCTGGACAACGTCAAGGCCTGGCTGCTGCGCGAATACGTGCGCAAGGTCGGGTACTACGCCATTGAACTCTACAGCGGAAAACTGCTGCTTGTTGACGAGGACCCGACGGCCCGTCCTACCTCCGCCACCCGAAGCGACCTGGGCGGCCTCAACGATGCCGGAAAGCAAGACGTCTCCTCCACCGCCGAACCGCTCCGCATTCTGGTCCTGGGCCGGGCCAACGCGGGCAAATCCAGCCTGATCAACGCCCTGTTCGGCAGGCTGCAAATCGTCACCGACGCATTGCCCGGAACCACCCAGGCCATGAAAGCCTATCGCCTGGAACGAGAGGGGCGGGACGCGGCCCTGATCCTGGACGCTCCCGGATGCGACACCGATCTTCTGCCCTCCAAGGCCCTGCGCCAAGCCGTGCTGGACGCGGACCTGATCCTTTGGGTCACAGCGGCAAACCGGGCCGACCGCCAAACTGAAAGCGAGCAACTGGACCGGATCAGGGCCTGGTACGCCGAACGTCCATCCCGCCGCTTCCCCCCTCTGGTGGTCGTGGTCACGCACATCGATCAGCTCCGGCCGGTCAAGGAATGGCAGCCTCCCTACGATCTGAACGCCGATTCAACCCCCAAGGCCGTGGCCATCGCCGGGGCGGTGCAAGCCGTGGCCCGGGACCTGAACGTTCTCGTAGACCAGACGATCCCGGTCTGCCTGGCCCAAGGGCGTCTCTACAACGTGGAGGACACCTTGGCCTCGGTGATTCTGGAGCTTCAAGAGGAAAGCGAGAAAGCGCGGTTTTTGCGCTGCCTGGAGGCGAGGAAGGGAGAGGAGTTCTGGAGCACCGTCAAACAGCAAATGAAGACGGCGGGCAGAATGCTCGGGTCGGTTCTCAGATAG
- a CDS encoding HDIG domain-containing metalloprotein: MISREQAWELLFSKGQEQHMLHHALETEAVMRGLARRLGRDEEVWGLSGLLHDLDFHETKDLPEEHGLRAATWLAEDLPEEALTAIRAHNGERNGVAPSTTFDHALRCAETVTGLVSAAALIRPTKLEGLGAKSLKKKMKDKAFAAAVNREIIRECETIGVGLDDFLNDAVASITSIADQVNLK, encoded by the coding sequence ATGATATCACGTGAACAAGCTTGGGAACTGCTTTTCAGCAAGGGCCAGGAACAGCATATGCTGCATCATGCCTTGGAGACAGAGGCGGTGATGCGGGGGCTAGCCAGGCGGTTGGGTCGGGATGAGGAGGTCTGGGGGCTGTCTGGGCTGCTGCATGACCTGGATTTCCATGAAACCAAGGATCTGCCCGAGGAACACGGCTTGCGGGCGGCGACGTGGTTGGCCGAGGACCTGCCCGAGGAAGCCTTGACGGCCATTCGCGCCCATAACGGCGAGCGCAACGGAGTAGCGCCATCCACCACCTTCGACCATGCCCTGCGCTGCGCCGAGACGGTCACCGGCCTGGTTTCCGCCGCTGCCCTGATCCGCCCTACAAAACTTGAAGGGCTGGGAGCCAAGAGTCTGAAGAAGAAAATGAAGGACAAGGCCTTTGCCGCGGCGGTGAACCGGGAGATCATCCGGGAGTGCGAAACCATCGGCGTGGGATTGGACGACTTTCTCAACGACGCCGTGGCTTCCATCACCAGCATCGCCGATCAGGTCAACCTGAAGTGA
- the argB gene encoding acetylglutamate kinase: MQHEVTKAKTLLEALPYIRDFYGQTVVIKYGGHAMKDEQLKRAFALNIVLLRYIGVNPVIVHGGGPQIGKMLDQLGICCQFREGLRVTDEATMDVVEMVLVGKVNKEIVNLLNQHGGKAVGLSGKDGRIINAQKMEMVIPHKDMPPEIIDLGKVGEVTDIRTGLIRTLEKEGFIPVIAPVGVDDDGETYNINADAVAGAVAAALEAKRLILLTDVAGVLDIEGNLISSMNRHKAVEALEKGVLRGGMIPKVKCCLEAVEAGVEKAHIIDGRLENSILLEMFTKGGIGTEIIF, encoded by the coding sequence ATGCAGCACGAAGTCACGAAAGCCAAAACCCTGCTTGAAGCGCTCCCGTATATCCGGGATTTTTACGGACAGACCGTGGTCATCAAGTACGGCGGGCACGCCATGAAGGACGAGCAGCTCAAGCGGGCGTTCGCTCTGAACATCGTCCTGCTGCGCTACATCGGGGTCAATCCGGTGATCGTGCATGGCGGCGGGCCGCAGATCGGCAAAATGTTGGATCAATTGGGCATCTGCTGCCAGTTTCGGGAAGGGCTGCGGGTCACGGACGAGGCCACCATGGACGTGGTGGAAATGGTCCTGGTGGGCAAGGTGAACAAGGAGATCGTCAACCTGCTCAATCAGCACGGCGGCAAGGCCGTGGGGCTCTCCGGCAAGGACGGGCGGATCATCAACGCCCAGAAAATGGAGATGGTCATCCCGCACAAGGACATGCCCCCGGAGATCATCGACCTGGGCAAGGTGGGCGAGGTAACGGACATCCGCACCGGCCTGATCCGCACCCTGGAAAAGGAAGGATTCATTCCGGTGATCGCCCCGGTGGGCGTGGACGACGACGGCGAGACCTACAACATCAACGCCGACGCCGTGGCCGGGGCCGTGGCCGCGGCACTGGAAGCCAAGCGGCTGATTCTGCTCACGGATGTTGCCGGGGTCCTGGACATCGAAGGCAACCTGATCTCGTCCATGAATCGCCACAAGGCCGTGGAGGCCCTGGAAAAGGGCGTACTGCGCGGCGGGATGATCCCCAAGGTCAAATGCTGCCTGGAAGCCGTGGAAGCCGGCGTGGAGAAGGCGCACATCATCGACGGACGCCTGGAGAACTCCATCCTTCTGGAGATGTTCACCAAGGGCGGGATCGGCACGGAAATTATTTTTTAA
- the hslU gene encoding ATP-dependent protease ATPase subunit HslU, translating into MSYLTPREIVSELDRYIIGQKDAKRMVAIALRNRWRRQQLAPELRDEIAPKNIIMIGPTGVGKTEIARRLAKLASAPFIKVEATKYTEVGYVGRDVESMIRDLMEIGVTMLRKEENERVRVKAEKLAEERLLDLLLPAKKPPQQTSPTIPPTNAPALESDGDVGQDSTREKLRKLWRDGKLDERLVELEVKASSPQVEIMAMPGLEDMEMQFRDMFSRVFPQRRKQRRVKVKDAYELLIQEESDKLIDMDKVMEAARERVEQGGIVFLDEIDKVCSSREATKADVSREGVQRDLLPVVEGSSVNTKYGMVRTDHILFIAAGAFHMSKPSDLIPELQGRFPLRVELSALTKEDFLRILTEPENALTKQYMALLGTEGVTLEFAPDSLEEVADFAQKINDDTENIGARRLYTILEKILSDLSFEASERSGDKVVVDGAYVQDKLQDIQQRRDLSRYIL; encoded by the coding sequence ATGAGCTATTTGACCCCCCGTGAAATTGTATCGGAGCTGGACCGCTACATCATCGGCCAGAAGGACGCCAAGCGCATGGTGGCCATTGCCCTGCGCAACCGTTGGCGCAGGCAGCAGTTGGCCCCGGAACTGCGGGACGAGATCGCGCCCAAAAACATCATTATGATCGGCCCCACCGGCGTGGGCAAGACGGAGATCGCCCGGCGGCTGGCCAAGCTGGCCAGTGCGCCGTTCATCAAGGTGGAGGCGACGAAATACACGGAAGTCGGGTACGTGGGCCGGGACGTGGAGTCCATGATCCGGGACCTGATGGAGATCGGCGTGACCATGCTGCGCAAGGAGGAAAACGAGCGGGTCCGGGTCAAGGCCGAGAAGCTGGCCGAAGAACGATTGCTGGACCTGCTTTTGCCGGCCAAAAAGCCTCCGCAGCAGACCTCGCCCACCATTCCGCCCACCAATGCCCCGGCCCTGGAGAGCGACGGCGACGTCGGCCAGGATTCGACCCGGGAAAAGCTGCGCAAACTGTGGCGGGACGGCAAGCTGGACGAGCGGCTGGTGGAGCTGGAGGTCAAGGCTTCCTCGCCCCAGGTGGAGATCATGGCCATGCCCGGACTGGAGGACATGGAAATGCAGTTCCGGGACATGTTCAGCCGGGTTTTTCCCCAGCGCCGCAAGCAACGCCGGGTCAAGGTCAAGGATGCCTATGAACTGCTGATCCAGGAGGAGAGCGACAAGCTCATCGACATGGACAAGGTCATGGAAGCGGCCCGGGAGCGGGTCGAGCAGGGCGGAATCGTCTTTTTGGACGAGATCGACAAGGTCTGCAGCAGTCGGGAAGCGACCAAGGCCGACGTGTCTCGGGAAGGCGTGCAGCGGGACCTGCTGCCGGTGGTGGAAGGCAGTTCCGTGAACACCAAGTACGGGATGGTGCGCACGGATCACATCCTGTTCATCGCCGCCGGCGCGTTCCACATGTCCAAGCCCTCGGACCTGATTCCGGAACTGCAGGGCCGTTTTCCGCTGCGCGTGGAGCTGTCCGCTCTGACCAAGGAAGACTTCCTGCGCATTCTGACTGAACCGGAAAACGCCCTGACCAAACAGTACATGGCCCTGCTGGGGACCGAAGGCGTGACCCTGGAATTCGCCCCGGACTCCCTGGAAGAGGTGGCGGACTTCGCTCAAAAGATCAATGACGACACGGAGAACATCGGAGCACGCAGGCTGTATACGATCTTGGAAAAGATCCTTTCTGATCTCTCCTTCGAAGCCTCGGAACGCTCCGGCGACAAGGTGGTCGTGGACGGTGCCTATGTCCAGGACAAGCTTCAGGATATTCAGCAACGGCGGGATTTGTCGCGGTATATTCTGTAG